In one window of Poriferisphaera corsica DNA:
- a CDS encoding TadE/TadG family type IV pilus assembly protein, translating into MLESRLIEGSKGYQWWEPLFDWSGGWWHVMGVLVVLAFVLLVLRGMYRLGRMTIAADNSQKAERGTAAIEFVLVFPVLLVLVLLLVQLVFLLVGNLQVQYAAYAATRSAIVYIPTDLGENNEANKLITAHGFEKYDAIHQAAYLSLVSVSGESDSLAAHLEIDVEQYVQGVSEMYLIQDRPEPKWVETLLAKRLRYAANHTDIRVTRMMNHWDLPYTGMEPVYDSHLYGPRDPVGVVVKHKFNLSVPYVRALFSDGQLGEASGGGEYALLEGYAVMTLEGMKVPLPPAPSIKRVLGDTYLYYTLPN; encoded by the coding sequence ATGCTTGAATCGCGTTTGATTGAGGGATCTAAAGGGTATCAATGGTGGGAGCCGCTGTTTGATTGGAGCGGTGGGTGGTGGCATGTGATGGGCGTGTTGGTGGTATTAGCATTTGTGCTGCTTGTGTTGCGAGGGATGTACCGCTTGGGTCGCATGACGATCGCGGCAGACAATTCACAGAAAGCGGAACGTGGAACGGCGGCCATTGAGTTTGTGCTGGTGTTTCCCGTGCTATTGGTATTGGTACTGCTGCTGGTTCAACTGGTGTTTTTATTGGTTGGGAATTTGCAGGTGCAATATGCTGCGTATGCGGCAACACGAAGTGCGATTGTGTATATACCGACGGATCTGGGGGAGAACAATGAAGCGAACAAACTGATTACAGCACATGGTTTTGAAAAATATGATGCGATTCATCAGGCTGCGTATTTATCATTGGTGAGCGTTAGCGGGGAAAGCGATTCGCTGGCGGCACATTTGGAAATTGATGTCGAGCAGTATGTCCAAGGTGTGAGCGAGATGTATTTGATTCAGGATCGGCCTGAGCCGAAATGGGTTGAAACGCTGTTGGCAAAACGTTTGAGGTATGCGGCGAATCATACAGATATTCGTGTAACACGGATGATGAATCACTGGGACTTGCCGTATACGGGGATGGAGCCGGTGTATGACAGTCATTTGTATGGGCCGCGAGATCCGGTGGGTGTGGTGGTCAAGCACAAGTTTAATTTGTCCGTGCCGTATGTGAGGGCACTGTTCTCGGATGGGCAATTGGGCGAGGCATCGGGTGGTGGTGAATATGCGCTATTGGAAGGTTATGCGGTAATGACGTTGGAGGGGATGAAAGTACCGCTTCCTCCAGCGCCATCAATCAAGCGCGTACTTGGTGACACATATTTGTACTACACACTTCCCAATTGA
- a CDS encoding Tad domain-containing protein produces the protein MCNEHRSCGAVFILVMLAILLIAAITFYVFNAGRHIQGRVETQNAADASAMAGGTEIARTFNTIAMNQVQTARVISAINVIDSLPQAIDYIITSPGEMKDGELTALDHVLKHEYGKRPLDPWYQNLLKRAHIGHGGSTQTVIPMLLEMDALYNGNSSYIPTLTFYNHPTRQGRGKLWESIYSMYQQNKAMVETIDDRVESAVDETTRQNIRSNRDAGAIMLPLINRVPIVKGNFNDYERPIKRGMLPGPDDPRLIKNDSLFEGLGVIDHRVDNRGPWDTLMGWRRTDLRTGEGDVRTLVRYRPPHRIMTNQEQEAAEKYWVYGPQEWLLDKLTHDDVTIEDRGALHRLDEKVLNFSSYKLDYLFPGANASPRIRSMYKPNWEVDLSIDNQRSNDNNGYSIRRYILEAQTHPWEFGESMYLVCEMKSRFANNKGNPNTQGITWNYIKRNNRPMPFLDYSDSFTRLPYSIPAEYIIEKDEWIDPITKVLKKAIIKAKYKTEANNFELGGDSEIGLEPKIIGRNPDGTYIYASQTVYWTTIFVYVGTDVHDIPEGKQPIRNPHAGFNRHDAGSPVPFDLNHELMRPRRESTDARLQFLNISYVDDQAEIWSEKFDRNRPYRKMVGLSQVRLFNNHSWDLWTQMWHAQLEPVQDYDQWVDLFNQGDVMDLSGKDSGEMYELGRYLESLKTMSDFGRH, from the coding sequence ATGTGCAATGAGCATCGCTCGTGTGGAGCGGTCTTTATTTTGGTCATGCTTGCGATCTTATTGATTGCGGCAATCACGTTTTATGTATTTAATGCTGGGCGACATATCCAAGGGCGAGTTGAGACACAAAATGCGGCGGATGCTTCAGCAATGGCGGGGGGCACAGAAATTGCACGAACGTTTAATACGATTGCGATGAATCAGGTACAGACGGCGAGAGTGATTTCGGCTATTAATGTGATAGACTCTTTGCCGCAAGCGATTGATTACATTATTACTTCACCAGGTGAAATGAAAGATGGTGAACTAACCGCTTTAGATCATGTTCTGAAACATGAGTATGGTAAACGACCACTCGATCCTTGGTATCAGAATTTGCTAAAGAGAGCGCATATTGGGCATGGCGGAAGTACGCAAACCGTTATCCCGATGCTGCTTGAAATGGATGCTTTGTATAACGGTAACAGCTCATATATTCCAACACTGACGTTTTACAATCACCCAACTAGGCAAGGCCGAGGGAAGCTCTGGGAATCGATATATTCGATGTATCAACAGAATAAGGCGATGGTTGAAACGATTGATGATCGCGTTGAGTCTGCGGTCGATGAGACGACTCGGCAGAATATCAGGTCGAATCGTGATGCTGGCGCGATTATGCTGCCGCTGATAAATCGTGTGCCGATTGTAAAAGGGAATTTCAATGATTATGAACGGCCGATTAAAAGAGGAATGTTGCCGGGGCCTGATGATCCGCGATTAATTAAGAATGATAGCTTGTTCGAAGGGTTGGGTGTTATCGATCATCGTGTTGATAATCGCGGACCATGGGACACTTTAATGGGGTGGCGGCGAACAGATCTTCGTACAGGTGAGGGGGATGTTAGAACATTAGTTCGATATCGACCTCCACATCGTATTATGACAAACCAAGAGCAAGAGGCAGCGGAAAAATATTGGGTTTATGGGCCACAAGAATGGCTTTTAGATAAACTAACCCATGATGACGTGACGATTGAGGATCGTGGCGCACTACACCGCCTTGATGAAAAGGTACTCAATTTTTCCAGCTATAAATTGGACTATTTATTTCCTGGGGCCAACGCATCACCGCGTATCAGGTCTATGTATAAACCGAATTGGGAAGTAGACCTTAGCATTGACAACCAAAGATCAAACGACAACAACGGATATTCAATTCGGCGATATATATTAGAAGCACAAACTCATCCGTGGGAATTCGGTGAATCAATGTATCTCGTTTGTGAGATGAAAAGTCGATTTGCAAACAACAAAGGAAATCCGAACACACAAGGTATCACTTGGAACTATATCAAACGAAATAATCGGCCAATGCCTTTTCTTGATTATTCTGATAGTTTTACAAGATTGCCGTACTCAATACCTGCGGAATATATCATTGAGAAAGATGAATGGATCGACCCTATAACAAAGGTATTAAAAAAGGCGATAATCAAGGCTAAGTATAAAACGGAAGCGAATAATTTTGAGCTTGGGGGCGATTCAGAAATTGGGTTAGAGCCAAAAATCATCGGAAGAAATCCTGACGGTACCTATATTTATGCAAGCCAGACCGTTTACTGGACAACGATTTTTGTCTATGTGGGGACAGATGTTCATGACATACCGGAAGGAAAGCAACCAATACGTAATCCTCATGCTGGATTCAATCGGCATGATGCTGGTTCACCTGTACCGTTTGATCTGAATCATGAGTTGATGCGGCCTCGCCGTGAAAGTACGGATGCGCGTTTGCAGTTCTTGAATATTAGTTATGTTGATGATCAAGCTGAGATATGGTCAGAAAAATTTGACCGCAATCGCCCGTATCGAAAGATGGTGGGTTTGTCTCAAGTCAGATTGTTTAATAACCATTCATGGGATTTGTGGACGCAGATGTGGCATGCACAGTTGGAGCCTGTGCAGGATTATGACCAGTGGGTTGATCTGTTTAATCAAGGGGATGTTATGGATCTATCGGGGAAGGATTCTGGGGAGATGTATGAGCTTGGCAGGTATCTTGAAAGTTTGAAGACAATGTCTGATTTTGGGAGACATTAG
- a CDS encoding cytochrome c oxidase subunit 3, with the protein MSSKHQAGNLDSRNLRRKPVPLRTGTFGMQLFLFSIGVLFIASMIGYIIINYQIRQPYDVIAYPNGSPENRIITPDIPNVHMPILLYLSSFIIIASSFTIASALKHVQMQRLTPFLRMMKLTVFLSISFLLIQTPAMVELFDQHRTLLASTPTNEEFMNTRQLALFGFIVFLIALHAAHVIGGIIPLALITKNAVNGRYDHECFGPVKYIAMYWHFLDAVWISMFLVLLLTA; encoded by the coding sequence ATGTCTTCAAAGCATCAAGCAGGCAATCTTGATAGTAGAAATCTACGCCGTAAACCGGTCCCGCTTCGAACCGGCACGTTCGGTATGCAGCTTTTTCTTTTCTCTATTGGCGTTCTATTTATTGCTTCGATGATCGGTTACATCATTATTAACTACCAAATCCGTCAACCCTACGACGTCATTGCTTACCCCAATGGTTCCCCCGAAAATCGCATCATCACGCCCGACATCCCCAACGTTCACATGCCCATCCTCCTCTACCTTTCATCCTTCATCATTATCGCATCGTCATTCACAATCGCTTCTGCATTAAAACATGTACAGATGCAACGTCTAACGCCATTCCTGCGCATGATGAAGCTCACCGTATTTCTTTCGATTTCTTTCTTACTCATCCAAACTCCCGCGATGGTCGAGCTTTTTGATCAGCATCGCACTCTACTCGCAAGCACGCCAACCAATGAAGAATTTATGAACACGCGGCAACTCGCGCTTTTTGGCTTCATTGTCTTTCTCATCGCATTACATGCTGCTCACGTCATAGGCGGCATCATCCCGTTAGCACTAATTACGAAGAATGCTGTGAACGGACGTTATGATCATGAATGCTTCGGCCCCGTTAAATACATCGCCATGTATTGGCATTTTCTTGATGCTGTATGGATCTCAATGTTTCTCGTCCTTCTGTTAACCGCCTAG
- a CDS encoding cytochrome C oxidase subunit IV family protein, whose protein sequence is MSHSAHSDDHVHAVPLRILFAVFAALIILTFLTVGVTKVDLGGLNIWIALGVAVAKAILVALYFMHLRWDSPYNSLILAVAFVFVGIFIGFALKDSLEYQKYVERPALLDRLQPQTIQDIPKLPDSSESDPAH, encoded by the coding sequence ATGAGTCACTCAGCACATTCCGATGATCACGTACATGCCGTACCGCTGCGAATTCTATTTGCGGTTTTTGCAGCACTCATTATCCTCACCTTCCTCACCGTTGGTGTTACAAAAGTCGATCTCGGTGGTCTCAACATCTGGATTGCTCTTGGCGTAGCTGTTGCGAAAGCGATTCTCGTTGCACTGTATTTCATGCATCTTCGCTGGGATTCACCGTACAATAGCCTCATCCTTGCCGTTGCTTTCGTTTTTGTTGGTATCTTTATAGGCTTCGCGCTCAAGGATTCACTCGAATATCAAAAGTATGTTGAACGTCCCGCATTGCTCGATCGCCTACAGCCGCAGACTATTCAGGATATCCCCAAACTTCCTGACAGCTCGGAAAGCGATCCCGCGCATTAA
- a CDS encoding cytochrome c oxidase subunit 3, whose protein sequence is MNKVDEHHDPHLAHHFDTPVQQYSSAKVGMWVFLATEILMFGGLFCAYAVYRGTHPEVFLYANHFLDTNLGAINTVVLLTSSLTMAWAVRAAQLGQQKLLVGLLFLTLLGGFGFMGIKTIEYTSKYKHGLWVGTENAFYYKSDSFTNPEKLVGAVEYGESHNAVTPSTESTDSLSEQIKDVAQNDEQVNQPQAVLPTDAQTNIPEANQGPVGLSTQFGRNEGDAAAYNYPEKKPLTYEDLTPQQRTLVSQFFQIYFLMTGLHGIHVLVGMALIFWLLIRSMLGTFGPKYFVPVDLVGLYWHIVDLIWIFLFPLLYLIH, encoded by the coding sequence ATGAATAAGGTTGATGAACATCACGACCCGCACCTCGCGCATCACTTTGATACGCCTGTGCAGCAATACAGCTCCGCCAAGGTTGGTATGTGGGTTTTCCTCGCAACGGAAATCCTCATGTTTGGCGGCCTTTTCTGCGCCTATGCCGTCTATCGTGGCACGCATCCCGAAGTTTTCCTTTACGCAAACCACTTCCTTGACACCAACCTCGGTGCAATCAACACTGTTGTGCTACTTACCTCATCGCTCACAATGGCTTGGGCTGTTCGCGCAGCACAACTTGGTCAGCAAAAGCTTCTTGTTGGCTTGCTCTTTCTCACGCTTCTCGGTGGTTTCGGTTTTATGGGCATCAAAACAATCGAGTACACCTCTAAATATAAGCACGGTCTCTGGGTCGGTACTGAGAACGCCTTTTACTACAAGAGCGATTCCTTCACCAATCCCGAAAAACTCGTGGGTGCGGTTGAATATGGCGAATCACACAACGCCGTAACGCCATCCACTGAGTCGACTGATTCGCTAAGCGAACAAATCAAAGACGTTGCTCAAAATGACGAGCAAGTGAATCAACCCCAAGCTGTACTCCCTACGGATGCGCAAACCAACATTCCTGAAGCAAACCAGGGGCCGGTCGGCCTTTCCACTCAATTCGGTCGGAATGAAGGTGATGCCGCTGCTTACAACTACCCCGAAAAGAAACCACTCACTTACGAAGACCTCACGCCTCAGCAGCGCACACTTGTTTCGCAATTCTTCCAGATCTATTTCCTCATGACCGGTCTGCACGGCATCCACGTTCTCGTCGGCATGGCACTCATCTTCTGGCTACTTATTCGTTCAATGCTTGGAACCTTCGGCCCCAAGTACTTTGTGCCCGTCGACTTGGTCGGCCTTTATTGGCATATCGTCGACCTCATCTGGATCTTCCTTTTCCCATTGCTCTATCTGATTCACTAA
- a CDS encoding cytochrome c oxidase subunit I, whose protein sequence is MSWLFTLDHKRIGILYMIAVLTFFLVGGIFAIVLRVMLALPIADAGNQMGMEMNDTRAIVHSQNATVPDEALNLIFNPGQRTPEELQTDVEAVLTDTAAKNPNANVPIVDYAQLNEARTAAAGNYATKLNNHNTLYNQSFTLHGAVMVFLFIIPAIPAIIGNFVLPLMLGAKDVAFPRLNLASWYCYMGGAIFFIWVLGKGIMNYIVPTLERVWGGGGLDTGWTFYTPYSTETNTAVVAATGGAFILGFSSILTAVNFIASIHMLRPKNMTWFRMPLMLWALYATAVIQILATPVLAITLLLLIAERVLHVGIFDPALGGDPILYQHFFWFYSHPAVYIMILPAMGIVSEVISVFSRKHIFGYAFIACSSMAIAILGFLVWGHHMFTSGQSELLNAVFSIITMLVAIPSAIKVFNWLTTMYNGSIRLDSPMLYALGFIWLFTIGGLTGIYCATLAVNIHIHDTYFIVAHFHYVMVGSTLFAFLAGMHYWWPKMFGKMYSERWAQIGWFLVFVGFNVTFFIQFIMGALGMPRRYATYIDKYQIYHHISTGGSLILTVGLFLVLFVWIHSLLRGKQAPANPWGANSLEWHTVSPPPHANFDHAPPATDPYDYSHWRWKPEIEGYILDEASEPEERQAMAHNDS, encoded by the coding sequence ATGAGTTGGCTTTTCACGTTGGATCATAAACGAATCGGCATCCTATATATGATTGCCGTTTTGACCTTCTTCCTCGTCGGTGGCATTTTTGCGATCGTGTTACGAGTCATGTTGGCTCTGCCTATTGCTGATGCAGGCAATCAGATGGGCATGGAGATGAACGATACACGTGCGATTGTTCATAGTCAGAACGCCACCGTTCCAGACGAGGCGCTCAATCTGATTTTTAATCCAGGTCAGCGTACCCCTGAAGAATTGCAAACTGACGTTGAGGCTGTTCTTACCGATACCGCAGCAAAGAATCCGAACGCGAATGTTCCAATCGTTGATTATGCACAACTGAACGAGGCTCGCACCGCAGCAGCCGGCAATTACGCCACTAAACTAAACAACCACAACACACTCTATAACCAATCCTTCACGCTTCACGGTGCTGTGATGGTGTTCTTATTCATCATACCTGCCATCCCCGCCATTATTGGTAACTTTGTTTTGCCATTGATGCTCGGTGCGAAGGATGTGGCGTTCCCTAGGCTCAACCTTGCTTCATGGTACTGCTATATGGGCGGTGCGATCTTCTTTATCTGGGTGCTAGGCAAAGGCATCATGAACTATATCGTCCCAACGCTTGAAAGAGTTTGGGGCGGTGGTGGCCTTGATACAGGTTGGACGTTCTACACGCCATATTCAACTGAGACCAACACCGCAGTTGTTGCCGCCACAGGCGGGGCCTTTATCCTCGGTTTCTCATCAATCCTTACAGCCGTCAATTTCATCGCCTCCATCCACATGCTTCGCCCGAAAAACATGACATGGTTCCGTATGCCGCTCATGTTATGGGCACTCTATGCAACCGCTGTTATTCAAATTCTCGCAACACCAGTCCTTGCGATCACACTTCTCCTGCTCATCGCAGAGCGTGTTCTTCATGTCGGCATCTTTGACCCAGCCCTAGGCGGGGACCCAATCCTCTACCAGCACTTTTTCTGGTTCTATTCACACCCAGCCGTCTATATTATGATCCTTCCTGCAATGGGTATTGTCTCGGAGGTGATCTCCGTATTTTCACGCAAGCACATCTTTGGCTATGCCTTCATCGCATGCTCTTCAATGGCGATTGCTATTCTCGGTTTCCTCGTCTGGGGTCACCACATGTTTACTTCCGGCCAATCCGAATTGCTCAACGCAGTCTTCTCAATCATTACCATGCTTGTCGCGATCCCTTCAGCCATCAAGGTTTTCAATTGGTTGACGACGATGTACAACGGCTCGATCCGCCTCGATTCACCGATGCTCTACGCACTCGGGTTTATCTGGCTATTCACTATCGGTGGCCTCACAGGTATTTACTGTGCCACACTCGCTGTGAATATCCACATCCACGACACTTACTTCATCGTGGCTCACTTCCACTACGTCATGGTTGGCTCAACGCTCTTCGCATTCCTCGCAGGCATGCATTATTGGTGGCCAAAGATGTTCGGCAAGATGTACTCAGAACGTTGGGCTCAGATTGGCTGGTTCCTCGTCTTTGTCGGCTTCAACGTCACTTTCTTCATTCAATTCATCATGGGTGCGCTCGGCATGCCTCGCCGCTATGCAACCTACATCGATAAATACCAGATCTATCACCACATCTCCACAGGTGGCTCACTCATCCTCACCGTGGGTCTCTTCCTTGTGCTTTTTGTGTGGATTCACTCACTACTTCGAGGCAAGCAAGCACCCGCTAACCCTTGGGGCGCAAACTCACTCGAATGGCACACAGTCTCACCCCCACCACATGCCAACTTTGATCATGCACCTCCAGCAACCGATCCATACGACTATTCGCATTGGCGTTGGAAGCCCGAGATTGAAGGTTATATTCTCGATGAGGCCAGCGAGCCCGAAGAAAGACAAGCTATGGCTCATAATGATTCATAA
- the coxB gene encoding cytochrome c oxidase subunit II, producing the protein MAKTGEVVKPNQVSQTRTGIQMISILAQAQTKGISLPEGASTYSEQVDWLWNYLTYVSVFFTVVIAGLMVLFVLRFPRKHPDDQPHGHTHNTALEVTWTIIPLIIVMSIFLWGFRGFLDMATPPSNSYEVLVTGFKWGWNFTYPNGATADELHVPVDKPIKLILESKDVIHSFYVPAFRIKKDVVPGRYNQTWFEVDGKKNNITFENPTKEYDLFCAEYCGLNHSRMVSKVILHTPESFSSWLEKASDQGAGLTPVEYGAKLYKSKTCAQCHSLNGSKLIGPSFLNNYGYPVELKDGSAPIVDENFIRQAIVQPNSHGIKGYQPVMPAIPLSDQEVTALVTFIKAQSDKYQPEGGEATASEEGQAEPDTATTEPAATQNEATNQ; encoded by the coding sequence TTGGCCAAAACTGGTGAAGTAGTAAAACCAAATCAGGTAAGCCAAACACGAACAGGTATACAGATGATCAGCATCCTTGCACAAGCTCAAACCAAAGGCATCTCTCTCCCAGAGGGAGCATCCACCTATTCAGAACAGGTTGATTGGCTTTGGAACTATCTCACCTATGTCAGCGTGTTCTTTACTGTTGTCATTGCAGGACTGATGGTGCTCTTTGTCCTACGCTTCCCACGTAAGCATCCGGACGATCAGCCTCACGGTCATACGCACAACACCGCGCTAGAAGTCACATGGACCATCATTCCGCTTATTATTGTGATGTCCATCTTTCTATGGGGTTTCCGCGGCTTTCTTGATATGGCCACACCTCCTTCGAACAGCTATGAAGTTCTCGTTACTGGTTTCAAATGGGGTTGGAATTTCACATATCCTAATGGTGCGACTGCTGATGAACTCCATGTCCCTGTAGATAAACCGATCAAGCTGATCCTCGAATCCAAAGACGTTATTCATTCATTCTACGTCCCAGCTTTCCGCATTAAAAAGGATGTGGTTCCGGGTCGCTACAATCAGACATGGTTCGAAGTTGATGGTAAGAAAAACAACATTACCTTTGAGAACCCTACCAAAGAATATGATCTGTTTTGCGCAGAATATTGTGGTCTCAACCATTCACGTATGGTGAGTAAAGTCATTCTCCACACACCTGAATCTTTCAGTTCTTGGCTTGAAAAAGCTTCCGATCAAGGCGCGGGGCTTACACCGGTTGAATACGGTGCAAAACTCTATAAATCCAAGACCTGTGCTCAGTGTCACTCACTCAATGGTTCGAAACTCATCGGCCCATCGTTCCTCAACAACTACGGCTACCCTGTCGAACTCAAAGATGGCTCGGCACCTATTGTGGACGAGAACTTTATTCGTCAAGCGATCGTTCAGCCAAACTCTCATGGTATCAAGGGTTATCAACCCGTTATGCCCGCAATCCCGCTTAGCGATCAGGAAGTCACTGCTCTGGTAACTTTCATCAAAGCTCAAAGCGATAAATATCAGCCAGAGGGTGGTGAGGCAACCGCCTCCGAAGAAGGTCAAGCAGAACCCGACACCGCAACCACAGAACCCGCTGCCACGCAGAACGAGGCAACCAATCAATAA
- a CDS encoding SCO family protein → MTVRVCIYLLSGLVLLASTNSVFAQGYYRQDELPLMETKPAIFDEVKLDEKLGNKIPLDLQFTDQNGKTVTLADYYKDGKPVIINLGYYDCPMLCGVVLQGLTDGVKKLNWNPGDEYRILTVSFDYAETSQLASDKRDTIFATMGGAKQVKGNGWDFLTGSRDSIEKLTKATGFGFKWDEASKQFAHPAAIVITSPDGTITKYLAGIVYPPSQMKFALMEAADNKVGSFLDQVVMMCFQYDHVAGQYTLAVTRLMRFAGWVTVVLLGSIISLLLIREFKRRRLEQSNG, encoded by the coding sequence ATGACGGTTCGTGTATGCATATATCTGCTTTCGGGATTAGTGTTGTTGGCATCAACAAATTCAGTTTTTGCACAGGGCTACTATCGACAAGATGAACTGCCACTTATGGAAACCAAGCCTGCGATTTTTGACGAGGTTAAACTCGACGAAAAACTAGGCAATAAGATTCCCTTAGATCTTCAGTTTACAGATCAAAACGGTAAAACCGTAACGCTTGCGGATTATTATAAGGATGGCAAACCCGTCATCATTAATCTTGGTTACTACGACTGTCCCATGCTTTGTGGCGTTGTACTGCAAGGGTTGACAGATGGTGTTAAGAAGCTGAATTGGAACCCCGGTGATGAATACCGCATTTTAACTGTGAGTTTCGACTACGCTGAAACCTCGCAGCTCGCTTCAGATAAGCGCGATACAATCTTTGCTACGATGGGTGGGGCAAAGCAAGTCAAGGGTAATGGTTGGGATTTCCTTACGGGCAGCCGCGATAGTATTGAAAAACTTACGAAAGCCACAGGCTTTGGTTTTAAATGGGATGAAGCATCTAAACAGTTTGCTCACCCCGCCGCAATCGTGATTACATCTCCTGATGGCACGATCACGAAGTATTTGGCAGGTATTGTTTACCCACCAAGTCAAATGAAATTCGCGCTCATGGAAGCAGCTGACAACAAAGTCGGCTCGTTTTTGGATCAAGTCGTCATGATGTGTTTCCAGTACGACCATGTAGCTGGCCAATATACGTTGGCCGTGACAAGATTGATGAGATTTGCTGGCTGGGTCACTGTCGTATTGCTCGGCAGCATTATTAGCCTCTTACTCATTAGAGAATTCAAGCGACGCCGACTCGAACAGTCGAACGGCTGA
- a CDS encoding quinol:cytochrome C oxidoreductase has protein sequence MAEHGAYLDPIDAKPLGDKARGAARIWIAIGVIGLVAAFVVSLISEGNLFSRHMQFAYLTGFAFVLSIALGALILLILTHLFRAGWVVVVRRPIESIANTLPLLLILFLPILGMVLSGNGELYPWAVSAHHWEEKLGAGGHATADQPEIITVANQSEQTAEADSESHGEHYYPPEMMLAKRPYLNPMFFVVRWVVFFAIWLLAARFYWRSSTKQDETGDHTLTNRMEGLSPINTLAFALTITFASFDLLMSLDPVWFSTMFGVYYFTGAFLSAVSFIIIMIMMFKKLGVLVSVNKEHMHDLGKLLFAFVFFWGYIAFSQYMLIWYANLPEETAWYKLHGITQVPSEMTGWTYVGLILLFGQLLIPFAGLLSRHIKRNFALLTFWAVFLMVMHYIDIWWIIMPMYDSHHVNLGIMEIGTGVGMFALMVGMTLRNFARYNAVPTKDPRLHDSLGFHNI, from the coding sequence GTGGCAGAACACGGTGCATATTTAGATCCGATTGACGCAAAGCCACTTGGTGATAAAGCAAGAGGTGCGGCGCGTATCTGGATTGCGATTGGGGTGATCGGCTTGGTCGCAGCGTTTGTGGTCTCGCTGATCTCAGAAGGTAATTTGTTTAGTCGGCATATGCAGTTTGCGTATTTAACCGGTTTTGCTTTTGTCTTGAGTATCGCACTGGGTGCATTAATTCTATTGATTCTCACGCATTTGTTTCGTGCAGGCTGGGTTGTTGTGGTAAGACGCCCCATTGAGTCAATCGCGAATACATTGCCGTTACTGTTGATTCTTTTTCTACCGATTCTAGGAATGGTTTTGAGTGGTAATGGTGAGTTATATCCATGGGCTGTATCGGCGCATCATTGGGAAGAAAAACTTGGGGCAGGGGGACATGCTACCGCAGATCAGCCAGAGATTATTACCGTCGCGAATCAATCCGAACAGACTGCTGAGGCGGATTCTGAGAGTCATGGCGAACACTACTATCCACCAGAAATGATGCTAGCGAAACGTCCATATCTGAATCCAATGTTTTTTGTCGTCCGCTGGGTTGTGTTTTTTGCGATTTGGCTTCTAGCAGCAAGATTCTATTGGCGTTCGAGTACCAAGCAGGATGAAACCGGCGATCATACTCTGACCAATAGAATGGAAGGTCTGTCGCCGATCAACACGCTAGCTTTTGCGTTAACGATTACATTCGCATCTTTTGACCTGCTTATGAGTCTTGACCCTGTTTGGTTTTCAACCATGTTCGGAGTCTATTACTTTACGGGTGCATTCCTCAGTGCGGTCAGTTTTATCATCATCATGATTATGATGTTTAAAAAGCTGGGTGTACTAGTTTCTGTAAATAAAGAGCATATGCATGACCTTGGTAAATTGTTATTTGCCTTTGTCTTTTTCTGGGGTTATATCGCGTTTTCGCAGTACATGCTGATATGGTACGCCAACCTGCCAGAAGAAACGGCTTGGTATAAACTTCACGGTATCACGCAAGTGCCCTCAGAAATGACCGGTTGGACCTATGTCGGTTTAATCCTTTTGTTTGGTCAGTTGCTGATTCCGTTTGCTGGGTTACTCTCACGCCACATCAAACGTAATTTCGCTTTGCTCACATTTTGGGCGGTGTTCTTGATGGTCATGCATTACATAGATATCTGGTGGATTATCATGCCGATGTACGATTCCCATCACGTCAATCTTGGCATTATGGAGATTGGCACAGGCGTTGGGATGTTTGCATTGATGGTCGGAATGACGCTGCGTAATTTTGCAAGATATAATGCGGTTCCAACTAAAGATCCACGTTTACACGACTCACTTGGCTTCCATAACATTTAA